ACGtccgttttggacacagaatacaAAATCCAACTGAACCGATATCAGCTGaaatctttttttcttaaataaagaTTTGGTATCATTGCCTATGAGATAACTTTTCACAAGAGATcaatttatatagaaataaacaactataggccaccgtacaGCCTTTAAAAATGAGAAacgcccataccgtatagtcagctataaaaggcctcaaagtgacaaatgtaaaacaattcagacgagaaaataactttttacaaACTAAtgcacgaaaaacaaaaatgcaacaacgacaaccactaaattacattctcctgacttggaacaggcacatacataatgtggcgagcacatacatttataatgttgcgggtttaaacatgttagcatgATTCAACCCCTCTTTCTAACCAGTTAGAACTGTGTTGTAACAGTTcaccataagaacgaactataaaaaccagttgacacttttaaacattttgtgtgtgacaaataaaaaaatctgttttttaatTCATTACCTACTAGTATGTCAAcaagttgtgtaattttaaaattttggagATTTAAACTacatagaaataaggagatgtgatatgatttccaatgtaacaggacaactatccacaagagtttAAATAAAGTGAATGTGagaaattataggcaaccgtacggctttcaacaataattTAAACCCATATCTATATATTGTCTATTGTTGCAGACTGAAGAATGCTCTCTAGATGTCGTTTGGTTGGTATTTTTTTGTTGAGTTGTTTTCTCATTGATTAACACTGATATGCATGatgtatgtattttttaatatataaatatgaatgacACACTACAATTATGTAGATCGATTGGATTAACTTTTTACGAAGATAAACAttaatatacatgttatactatttcggttgaaaaaaatctttaaggGAGGTATGtataaatacttgaaaatttagtTGTCATAAGACCCCTACAAAATATGAACATGTATAAGTGTGAGTCCAGTAATtaatcatttattgatatttgacatcgagttgagatgacaacACAATCAATCGGGCGTCGTTTTGGAAATACATGACATcaaattggacgtcgattagagtatcaaaatattgaacgtcgatttgagaatgtgacatcagatttggacgtcgatttgagaatgtgacatcagatttggacgtcgatttgattAACGGACGTTGATTAGAAACTGGACGCCGATCTTAGTCTAACATATATGtaagcctcaaatctatgtccggcctcaaatctatgtcctttccccaaatctatgtccttttttAATATTGCGTCATAGATGTTCCAAATCTATGTCCTGTATtgtctcaaatctatgtcctttattTACCCAAATATATGGCCATTTTTGGCTCCAATCTATGTCCTTTCATCGacgtaaaacataacaaaacgtcATCAAGTATATGACGTCATTGCGAAAAAGGAATAATGGCGGAGCAGGACACTATTCCAAATGAAGGATACACTATATCAAATAAGCGCAAAAAAGGTATTTCAAAGGATCCAAATCCAGAATCGTTTTAGGCGGATATGCCGTACATTGTACAGATTGCAAAGGCCAAAGACGAACATCAAAATTGAAGAGCAAAAAAAATTGTTGACGAATTGAAAGTGCCGTTTTCTGACAGAATGGTAAAAAAGTTTTTGTCGCTTTACTTTTATGATCAAGAATCTAAATGTATCTACAAAAAATCTCAAGACTTAAATAGCAATCATAGAAAATGTTAGGCAAAGAGCAATTAATTCACCTAATTAACAAAAACCACATGAAAGACCATAGAAAATATGAGGCAATTTATGACTGTTTAAGAAGTACAGTATTTCCTGTCGTTAGAGAAAGCATCAAGGTACTATTTAAATTAAACGTAAACTGCCAGGGCTGTTACAATGCAGTAGAAATTCCCAAAACAACAGTTTTAAGGCGCCCAATTCCTGCAACTTATGCTAACAGTCGTTGGCAAATAGACTTAATGAAAATGCCACCAGTCAGAGGTTACAACTACATTTGCAACATAGAAGATTACATTTCTCGCTTGGCATTTGTAGGCCCATTAAAAGGAAAATTTGCAAAAGATGTAGCAGAActaactttaaaatatgtttatctGTATGGTCCGCCAAGAATATTACAGAGTGACAATGGAAAAGAATTTACCAATGTAAACTTGGCTGaagttgtttcaatttttaagagCAGGCAGATACATGGACGTCCCTATCATCCATAAAGCCAAGGACGCGTAGAACGCTTTAACAGAACACTTACTGaatattttagaaaagaaatGTCGTTAGAAGAAGACTGGCCTtcaaaattgccagaattttattACAACTACAACAACAGGGTACACAAAAGTACAAAGCCTTCTACACCATATCAACTTTACTTTAAAAGACCTAACTTTGCACCACCTAATGATGAACAGGTAACTATAAACTTATCTTAatgctttattttaaaatatatgggGAATTAAACagctgaaatatataaaaaaaaaaacaaaaaaaaaaacacaacacaacacaacacaacacaacacaacacaacacaaacaaagtaacacacacacatacacacatctTGTGAAACTAAATTAAAGTTTTACATAAATTCATTCTATTTCATtcataaattattctaaaatattataaaatgccAAAGTGATACATGTACTGTATGTAAATATAACGTATCTATTGTAGCATTGGTGAAAATATTATGGGCAATAAaaccgtttcttttttttatagcttCCATTTGTGCTCCTTACTGAAGATGAAAGAAAGTTCCTAGCACAGGCACACTTAGATGTAGAAAATGAAGAAGAAGAGATTGGTGAAATATTACCTGAAAGTAACATAAATGAAGATGAAAATGGAAATTTGGAGATGTTGAGAAACATAAATGACAGATATGTAACGTTTGAAGGTAATATTACAAGTCTTTATTTACTCCAATAGTAATCTGAAAGGTTTTACTTTTTAAGGCCCTGATATTAGTTAAAcaaagttatttttaaaatacaattttatgagaaaaataaatgtaaatagatataggaagatgtggtatgagtgccaaggaaacaactctccatccaaataacaattttttttaaagtaaaccattataggtcaatgttcggccttcaacacgaagccttgactcaacaacaagctataaagggcccctaaattactagtataaaaccattcaaacgggaaacccaacggtcttatctatataaaaataatgcatatttcaAATTTACTGTGTTATCatgttaatattttatatgttgcgttaaatttgccactggacgttacacAACCATCGACTATACAGTTTAATttgtttaaacttatttttattgaaGAAGCCATGGATATTGTGTCGGAACCTAATGAAGAACACCAAGAAGTTCAGGAGACAAACAAAGGGAGGCAGTTGGAAAATGATCATATAGTTACAGAAACCGTAGATACATACTTCACTACGGAAACAAatgatattgcacatttagaagtCGTAAGTAATGTTTTAGTATGATAGAATATTTCTGCTACTTTGCACATGTGTGCATAGTGTATGtgtgttttgaagaaaaaaagttatacgctaatttaaaaaaaaaataggttgatCCGTCTTACACGTTTTCACCTTTGaatgaattaaaacaaatcgAAATGAAAAAATTCATGTAAATTAATGAtgtactttttaaattaaatttttttccGACATATTTTACTTTATGTTCTTTCAGATGCAAAAAAATCTCGATCCCATGGAAGGTGCAAGTCCGTATTACAAGGAACTTTACAGAAGACGCTTTGTAAATGATGTCAACGATAAAGAAAATGCTATTCCCGTAAGTCATACATGtagatatgtaaataaaaatatcaaatgttaatttataaaaaaaaattcttatccTTTTACTTTTGATGTATCTATTCATTATCAGTGCCAATGTGGTTTATACGACAAAAGTAAAGTATTTATTAATACAAATGGTTTAAAATTgctttatgatttgtttttttagaCTGGAGGAAAATCTGTTATGAATAGTGGGCTgatgaattattttcaaaaacgtaAACTAGAGATATATCATCTTGAACTGTTATCTGACAATTATCAGGATATTTTCACTCCTACTATTGGGGAGTATTTGCAATTCAAAACAAATCCAGCTATGAACAAAGGGACGGCAGTGTTTACATCTGGTTTCTGGAGAGAAGGAATATgccaaaacataaaaaatgacCCTTCTCGGGGAAAGATTTTTGTTATTAAAGACATAATTACAAGTTTTACATTTGAACTAAATAGATATCAGCTAAGACCAAACAATTGATATATGCTCTATTGTGATTCAcaaatattgtaattaaaaatAGAGAGCACgtaacttttatttttatcaattcagaatgattttattgatatttaaagtAACATATAATAGataatgtggtatgaatgtcaatttAACAGCAATATGAGAGAATTTAGAGACAATTGAAGAACGCATAAGTTGCATACAAATGGTAATTCTTTACTgtctttttagtaaaaaaaaatgtgtagttTAATTCTTCAAGACGGCgtacaataataaaacaaacatgattttaacCACAAACATTGAGAAATTactttatactgcactcgttctatttgaacagtcaaaatgcgttgactgtatatttctatgccatatacggtcactgacctgatatcacttttcctcgtgaatatttaaatagaaattgtcgaaattatatttaattattcataagacctcttcaacctgttcttgtttccaatgtaaacaacgatgcgtttaacgactcaaacttgtttcttttgcaatttttggaaaacatatttcacttattaatatttttttgtttgcaacctataaatcattatgttttatgtttattgattatattttagtctgcaaagaattcgttcatcattgattgcggtaatgatgtacatttgatcatgttttatatttctccgtctgtgtgatatgaggcctttttaaagggggatttttcccaatatttaaatcaaataaataacattaacacaataaacaacagttgaaaatgttttttttatattgcagtataaagacaataatagtgcattgacttgacatatcaacgatataaggattcggcccgaaacggggaaagagcctcgcattttcccgtttctaagcctcatccttatatcgttgatatgtcaagtcaatgcagtATTATTGtctatgtttaaaacaaaaatcatacaagaccgtACTTAAAAAACAGTATTTTAAATCAGGGACTTTCTTAGTCTCTGTTTAAATACAAGCGAAAGAATCTagctagtataaaaaagaagatgtgatattattgccaatgagacaactatccgcaaaagaccaaaatgacacaaacattaacaactataggtaaccgtacaaccttcaacaacaagcaaagcccatacagcatagtcatctataaaatgcccccgataagacaatgtaaaacattcaaacgagaaaactaacggcctcatttatgtaaaacaaaatgaacaaaaatgtaacacatatgacaaccactgaattacaggctcctgacttgggacatgcacatacataaataatgtggcggggttaaacatgttagcgggatccaaaccctcacCTTAATCCGGGACAGAGGTatagcagtacaacataagaacgaaagaTGTACTGATACTTGAGCTCTTGTACACACATGTAAAACACATACCAACAAAGTAATATTGACCGATGGAAaatgacttaataaaaaaaaactataaggCCGAAATTATTAGACGGGCATAAATTTgcacatggctaaaaaaaaaataaacattacacAGTTTTAAAGACTTTTCTTTTATAACGGACATAAATTTGAGAAAAACGTCACAATTAAAAATCGGCCACATATTTGAGgtcgaattatttttttaaagacatagATTTGCGAATGACGTCATGATTAACAATCGGCCACAGATTTGAGGTCGAAAAATTTTTATGGACATAGATTAGCGATTGACGTCACGATTGGGCATAGATTTGAGAAACGGACACAGATTTGAGGTCGTACATAGATCTGAGGTTTACATATATTCGTGATGTAATTATCATAGATAATTCGGATTGAGACATCCATACATATAGTGTACTAAGCTGATGAACTAATAATGTC
The window above is part of the Mytilus edulis chromosome 6, xbMytEdul2.2, whole genome shotgun sequence genome. Proteins encoded here:
- the LOC139527455 gene encoding uncharacterized protein, translated to MSLEEDWPSKLPEFYYNYNNRVHKSTKPSTPYQLYFKRPNFAPPNDEQLPFVLLTEDERKFLAQAHLDVENEEEEIGEILPESNINEDENGNLEMLRNINDRYVTFEEAMDIVSEPNEEHQEVQETNKGRQLENDHIVTETVDTYFTTETNDIAHLEVMQKNLDPMEGASPYYKELYRRRFVNDVNDKENAIPTGGKSVMNSGLMNYFQKRKLEIYHLELLSDNYQDIFTPTIGEYLQFKTNPAMNKGTAVFTSGFWREGICQNIKNDPSRGKIFVIKDIITSFTFELNRYQLRPNN